Sequence from the Syntrophorhabdales bacterium genome:
GGGCTCCCTCTTTGCGAAGTCAAAATAGACGCCCTCTTTCAGGATCCGCCCGAATTCCTTGTAAAACTTGAGATACGTTTCGTAGTCCTTCTCCTTCATCTCGGCCAGCGTGTCGAGCACCTTTTTTGTCACATTGGTCTTGATGATTTCCACCTGGCGGTTCTGCTGCAGCAGCTCTCGCGAAACATTGAGGGGCAGATCCGACGAGTCGATGACACCTTTGACGAACCTCAGGTAAACCGGGATAAGCGCCTCGCAGTTTTCCATAATCTGCACCCGGTTGACGTAGAGCATGGGCCCTATTTTGTAATCGCGGTACAGGATATTGAAGGGCGCGTGTGAGGGTATGTAGAGGAGCGCGCTGAACTCTGATGTGCCTTCGGCCCTGTAGTGAATGACGGTGAGCGGGTCCCCGAAATCGTGAGAGACATGACGAAAGAACTCGTTGTACTCCTCCTTGGTGACTTCTGATTTATCCCGTAGCCACAGCGCCTTCCGGGAATTGAGCGTCTGCTCTTCCTTCACTTTCACCGTTTTGGTCTTGTCGATAGTGCTCGGTTTGTCCCGCTCGACTTCCATGACGATGGGATGCTCGATGAAGTCGGAATACCTGGAGACTACGTCCCTGATCTCCCATTCGTTGAGATAGGTCTTGTCTTCATCTCTCAAATAGAGCGTGACGTCGGTTCCCTTTGTCGCTTTATCTACATCTTCCACACTGAAAGAGCCTTCGCCTTTCGATTCCCATTTCACGCCCGGTGTACCTTTTTGCCCTGCGCGCCGCGATGTCACAACAATCCTGTCGGCTACCATGAAGGACGCGTAGAAGCCCACGCCAAACTGGCCTATGAGGTCAGGGTTGTCCTTGAGGTTCTTCTCCTTGAGCGCCTTGAGAAACTCTTTTGTGCCAGACCGGGCAATGGTGCCTAGTGCTTCGACAGCCTCTTTTTTTGTCATGCCTATGCCGTTGTCACTCACGGTGAGCGTGCCCGCGTCTTTATCGGCCGATATTCTGATTTTCCAGTCCCCGTCATCTTCCTGGACATCTTTGTTGGTAAGGGATTCGTAGCGCGCCCGGTCGATCGCATCCGACGCGTTGGAAATCAGCTCCCTCAAGAAAACCTCTTTATGCGAATAGAGGGAGTGAATGACCAGGTTGAGTAGTTCTCTTGCTTCTGCCTTGAATTCCAGTGTCTGCGAACTCATGCTATTTCCTCCGATGAAATGGTGGTACAGCGAAATGCAACAGTAGTAATATAATGCGAATTGCCGCAGCAGGCAAGAGGCGCAGGAATGGGCAGAGGGCTATACTTTTCCTTGACAGGAGAAGGGGTGAGATGATTCCTATGCCAGAGAGAAGCGATCTTCAGGAGGATATCCGATGGATGAACCCCATGTACTCTACAGGGTTGAGCGGAAAGTCGCAATAATCACCCTTAATCGACCAAAGGCCAGGAACGCCTTCAGTCCCTCTATGATCAGCCTGTGGCTGCACTCACTTGAAAAGGCAAGGGCGAACCATGATGTGCGCGTGATCGTCCTGACCGGCAAAGGCGATACCTTTTGCTCCGGCGGCGATATCAGGGATATGGCAGAGGGGAAACTCAAGTCGTGGGATATGAAGAAATTTCTCTGGGAAGGTGTTCATCGAATTGTTCTGGCCATGGAAGACATGGACAAGCCCGTAATTGCCGCGATTAACGGCGCTGCTATGGGGGCCGGGTTGGATATGGCGCTCATGTGCGACCTGCGGGTCTGTTCCGAAACGGCAAAGCTCGCCGAATCCTACATAATGATGGGGCTTGTCCCCGGCGATGGAGGTGCCTATTTTTTGCCCCGGATTGTCGGCCTTCCCAAGGCGATGGAACTTTTGCTTACCGGGAACGCGATAGATGCCGATGAGGCGTTGAAAATGGGCCTTGTCAACAGGATTGTGCCGCACGATCATGTGATGTCGACGACATTGGAGCTGGCCAGCCAGGTAGCGAGTCGGCCGCCGCTCGCGGTGCGCATGATGAAACGCGCCGTGTATCAGGGGCTGACTAGCACTCTGCGAGCTCATCTTGACTACGTCTCCTCGCAACTTGCCCTTCTTTCGGAGACGAGAGATCATCAGGAGGCCGCACGCTCCTTTCTGGAGAAGCGCAAACCGGTGTTCGAGGGAAGGTGAGAAGAGCAGGTCCGGGAGGGTCCAGGGGCATGGGTCATGGGTCCTGCGTAATGCGACTGGCTCAACACAGCGTAGTGCTGGCTTGACTTCGAACCGGCAAACGTCTAATTTTTAGAGGAGTACCAGAAGCGCTAAAAAGCGACAAGAACAATCAAACTGATCTGATGAGGCATGTTATGATTCGAGCGAAGTTGTGGTTTCGGTGCGCCGCGATGCATGACCCGGTCACACCCACCTTGCTTCGTCCCGCGTTGATCGGCTGGGAAGCAAAGAAACGACGCGTGGACCTTGCTATCGAACGCGCCTTTAGCGGCGAAGAGCTCGTGAAGCGCATGAAAGGGTGGGTCACGACAGACCCTCTCCAGGTGATCGATATTGTGAAGAGATATGGAAGGCTGAGAGTGCTTGACGAAGCCGAGTTGGTGATAGAGATGGAGCAGCCTGAGGGGTTTGATGCTTTGCAACAGGCACTCAAGGAGGCCTTTCAGGGTGAGGTTGATATAGAGCAGGTCAAGAAGAAAGGTTGAACTGAATAGAGAAGGAGTCAGACATGGATGTGTCGCAGGCTGTCAGGGAAAGAAGAAGCATACGGGCGTTCAAGCCTGATCCTGTTGCCCAGGAGCAGGTTGAAGAAATCCTGAGAATCGCTACGTGCGCACCTTCGGCAATCAACCTGCAGCCATGGGAATTCACGGTTGTCCTGGGTGAAGAGCGTGAAAGGCTGAGCCGCAGGCTTATCAAAGCGTACAAGGAAAAGCAGATAACGTGCGCCCCGGGAAACGTCAAACCGCTTCCTTCGGAAGTGATCGCCCGAGGCGTGGAGGCAGCGGAAGGGATGAAGCCCTTCCTCAGCGAGAAGGGTATCGAATTCAACCAATTTGTCAACGAGGGGAGCTGCAACTTCTACGGTGCGCCTGTTGCGATAATCATCTGCATCGATAAGGCTTTCTCACAGAGCAACTACGTGGATATCGGCATCGTATTGGGGTATCTCCTGCTGATTGCGCACAGTGCAGGCCTTTCTACCTGCCCCATCGGTCTCATTACTGCCTACA
This genomic interval carries:
- the htpG gene encoding molecular chaperone HtpG translates to MSSQTLEFKAEARELLNLVIHSLYSHKEVFLRELISNASDAIDRARYESLTNKDVQEDDGDWKIRISADKDAGTLTVSDNGIGMTKKEAVEALGTIARSGTKEFLKALKEKNLKDNPDLIGQFGVGFYASFMVADRIVVTSRRAGQKGTPGVKWESKGEGSFSVEDVDKATKGTDVTLYLRDEDKTYLNEWEIRDVVSRYSDFIEHPIVMEVERDKPSTIDKTKTVKVKEEQTLNSRKALWLRDKSEVTKEEYNEFFRHVSHDFGDPLTVIHYRAEGTSEFSALLYIPSHAPFNILYRDYKIGPMLYVNRVQIMENCEALIPVYLRFVKGVIDSSDLPLNVSRELLQQNRQVEIIKTNVTKKVLDTLAEMKEKDYETYLKFYKEFGRILKEGVYFDFAKREPIADLLLLPSTKTEKDSYTTFQKYAENMKEDQKEIYYITGSSLDEALRSPYLEAFRDKDYEVLIMLDEIDDVVMGGLEYKGKHLKSVSRGDIDLKSDSTDKATSRKKYTKLLDVIKERLKDDVKDVRFSGRLKDSPCCLVTDTGDLDPQTEKILRAMGQEVPGGKRILEVNPDHPLLEMMNSIFEKDKKSPLLDEYIGLLYDQALLLEGSKPKDPVALARTVARLMLKGTDEGEQKG
- a CDS encoding enoyl-CoA hydratase-related protein → MDEPHVLYRVERKVAIITLNRPKARNAFSPSMISLWLHSLEKARANHDVRVIVLTGKGDTFCSGGDIRDMAEGKLKSWDMKKFLWEGVHRIVLAMEDMDKPVIAAINGAAMGAGLDMALMCDLRVCSETAKLAESYIMMGLVPGDGGAYFLPRIVGLPKAMELLLTGNAIDADEALKMGLVNRIVPHDHVMSTTLELASQVASRPPLAVRMMKRAVYQGLTSTLRAHLDYVSSQLALLSETRDHQEAARSFLEKRKPVFEGR
- a CDS encoding nitroreductase, which gives rise to MDVSQAVRERRSIRAFKPDPVAQEQVEEILRIATCAPSAINLQPWEFTVVLGEERERLSRRLIKAYKEKQITCAPGNVKPLPSEVIARGVEAAEGMKPFLSEKGIEFNQFVNEGSCNFYGAPVAIIICIDKAFSQSNYVDIGIVLGYLLLIAHSAGLSTCPIGLITAYSDEIKDELGIPETKSVIIGVAMGFPEDDDPINRFKSSRDAIDKFVRWID